In the genome of Lacerta agilis isolate rLacAgi1 chromosome 2, rLacAgi1.pri, whole genome shotgun sequence, one region contains:
- the LOC117042687 gene encoding oocyte zinc finger protein XlCOF6-like — protein MEITKKSFKYIHCEKKKEKQFESMEFGKSFSDSGTIRKHQQTHTEEKPFKCMECGKSFSQSGYLRIHQRTHTGEKPFQCMECGKCFTERGSLRMHQRTHTGEKPFQCIECGKSFIQSGTLRIHERTHTGEKPFKCAECGKSFSQNGQLRTHQRTHTGEKPLKCMECGKSFSQSGSLRIHQRTHTGEKPFKCMECGKSFMQSGVLRIHQRTHTGEKPFQCMECGKSFSRSGNLRIHQQTHTGEKPFQCMECGKSFSQSGNLRFHERTHTGEKPFKCMECGKSFMQSGVLRIHQRTHTGEKPFQCMECGKSFSRSGNLRIHQQTHTGEKPFQCMECGKSFSRSGYLRTHQRTHTGEKPFKCMECGKSFIHSGNLRIHQRSHMGEKPFQCMECGMCFTERGNLRIHQRTHTGEKPFQCIECGKSFIQSGALRIHERTHTGEKPFKCAECGKSFSQNGQLRTHQRTHTGEKPLKCMECGKSFSRSEYLRIHQRTHTAEKPLKCMECGKSFSQSGNLRIHQRTHTGEKPFQCMECGKSFSQSGYLRIHQRTHTGEKPFKCMECGKSFIHSGNLRIHQRSHMGEKPFQCMECGMCFTERGSLRIHQRTHTGEKPFQCM, from the coding sequence ATGGAAATAACAAAGAAATCATTTAAATACATACATtgtgaaaagaaaaaggagaaacaatTTGAAAGTATGGAATtcgggaagagcttcagtgacagtggaactataagaaaacatcaacagactcacactgaggagaaaccatttaaatgtatggaatgtggaaagagtttcagtcagagtggataccttagaattcatcaacggactcacacgggggagaaaccatttcaatgcatggagtgtggaaagtgcttcactgAAAGAGGTAGCCTTAGAAtgcatcaacggactcacacgggggagaaaccatttcaatgcattgagtgtggaaagagcttcattcagagtGGAACCCTTAGAATTcatgaacggactcacacgggggagaaaccattcaaatgtgcggaatgtggaaagagcttcagtcagaatggacagcTTAGAactcatcaacggactcacacgggggagaaaccacttaaatgcatggagtgtggaaagagcttcagtcagagtggaagccttagaattcatcaacggactcacacgggggagaaaccgtttaaatgcatggagtgtggaaagagcttcatgcagagtggagtccttagaattcatcaacggactcatacgggggagaaaccatttcaatgcatggagtgtggaaagagcttcagtcggagtggaaaccttagaattcatcaacaaacccatacaggggagaaaccatttcaatgcatggagtgtggaaaaagcttcagtcagagtggaaaccttagatttcatgaacggactcacacgggggagaaaccatttaaatgtatggagtgtggaaagagcttcatgcagagtggagtccttagaattcatcaacggactcatacgggggagaaaccatttcaatgcatggagtgtggaaagagcttcagtcggagtggaaaccttagaattcatcaacaaacccatacaggggagaaaccatttcaatgcatggagtgtggaaagagtttcagtcggAGTGGATACCTTAGAactcatcaacggactcacacgggggagaaaccatttaaatgtatggagtgtggaaagagcttcattcacagtggaaaccttagaattcatcaaaggagtcacatgggggagaaaccatttcaatgcatggagtgtggaatgTGCTTCACTGAAAGAGgtaaccttagaattcatcaacggactcacacgggggagaaaccatttcaatgcattgagtgtggaaagagcttcattcagagtGGAGCCCTCAGAATTcatgaacggactcacacgggggagaaaccattcaaatgtgcggaatgtggaaagagcttcagtcagaatggacagcTTAGAactcatcaacggactcacacgggggagaaaccacttaaatgcatggagtgtggaaagagcttcagtcggagtgaataccttagaattcatcaacggactcacacggcaGAGAAACCacttaaatgcatggagtgtggaaagagcttcagtcagagtggaaaccttagaattcatcaacggactcacacgggggagaaaccatttcaatgcatggagtgtggaaagagtttcagtcagagtggataccttagaattcatcaacggactcacacgggggagaaaccatttaaatgtatggagtgtggaaagagcttcattcacagtggaaatcttagaattcatcaaaggagtcacatgggggagaaaccatttcaatgcatggagtgtggaatgTGCTTCACTGAAAGAGGtagccttagaattcatcaacggactcacacgggggagaaaccatttcaatgcatgtag